The Mytilus galloprovincialis chromosome 3, xbMytGall1.hap1.1, whole genome shotgun sequence genomic interval taGTATCTGGAAGCCCTTTAATCTTTGAGTATACATGTACCTTCTAACAAAGAAAAATGCTGTCGCATGATAAAATTGGATCGTTTCTCCAAATGTCTCTTATACTAACTATAATCATTATATCTTTTCGAAGTTAGTTTGCCGATAATTCTATTCTTATAGATGTTTTACATGTCTTCAACTTAATTATGATAATGAAGAAAAACATAGTAAAAGTTACAGTGTCTCATTTTGTTTGTTGATCATGCTTAATTCGTGTATTAGACAGAGAACTATCAATTGAAAATGAGATTTGAGTTTTATCAGGATCTTCGTGAAATACTTTTGACCTAGAAACAGCACttttacttttcaaaaatattaaaaaggaagATTTCTTCGCATAGATTTGCAATAATTGTGTAAAATCAGGTATACAGTTGTATGGTGTGTAGATGAGTTCTGCATGAACCAACTTTTGACATAATCGCGGCCGCTTAGCGCTGGTGAATGTGCATATGTCATGCTTAGGCTCGTTCAGACAGACATGTGAGACGCTTGACCAATTTTTGTTTTGGCTTTATAAGCGGATTTTCTCAATTTTGGGGATCAAGAActcatttcaaatttgttttatgattGCTAACAAGACTAGTGAGTAGCAGAACGCGTTAGGGAAAAACAGTAAAGTAAGATTTTCTTTTGAAATCCTGCTACAGTTTGTCTTCTTCTTGGCACCGTTGGATAGTATTGAAAGTAAACCAGGGTCATTAGAGCATTTTTTATTGCACAAATAACGATTCATGTATACTTTGACATTTCCACAGGGAAATACATTTACAGATGAATACAAGTCAACAACTGAAATAACTGTAGTAAGTGATATATTCTCTGTAGTGAGTACAAATCAACAAGATTATCAATTTAAATTCAAGATTTAATAgtcaaattcattttcataacatttgactATAGACAacttaacaaaacaaacaaaaattttttTACGGGTCAATATCTGATAttctgcaaaagaaaaaaaaaaaaaaaaaagaagaaaagtcgGCCCTTTCCATGATGACTCGCTGAGCCTTTCTTGCCCGAATATGGATTTGCACAGcagtattttttctttaaaaaaaatagacgtAATTCAAACTCATCCGTCGAAGacgaactgacaacgccataataatttgataatttgttttgaCATGGGTCTTATAAGGTCCAGGGGCCAACAGTTGTCATGGGGGTAACagaactttatatttaaaaaaataatcaaaacgaacaaacaaacagcaAAACATAGTCCTAATTAAAGATGGCAATATACCCAGATGACAACAAGAAAAAACGAGAATAATTGACTTTTTAAAAGGTTTTTGGAAGTAATAACATCCAAGTACATGCCTTATTTGTTCGATTTTCAGTTCAAAAAATCCGTAGAAGTCGACGGAAAACCAGTTGAAGTGGATATCGTAAGTAAGCAAAAAAGTAAATAGTATCCAATGTAAAAAGTAAGTCATTTTCCTCGTACATTAACCTAATGtatattttattccaaaataaaaagaatgtaACGCGACATAGTGATTTCAATTAAAgaataatatttcaaaactttattaTGAGTAGGTGTATGCCTTTTAAGTTTTCTTATTTCAATGAAGGATTTGATCAATATACAAATCCTTTTTTCAATGCTATAATTTTTATGCGTTTTTAAAGATTTCTCTCAAGCTATGTTTGCAGAAATTCATCATGTTGTTTCGTATGTTTATTTTAGTACGACTTGTGTTCAAAAAACCTCTTTGGAGAGAAAGCTTACTCAAAGTTCCGCAATAAAGATGGGTTTATTGTGATGTTCGACGTCACAAATTATGTAAGTATAACTATGCTAACTCAGTCGTTTCAGCTATTTCCAAGTTACAATGTCAGACTCGCTTAAGAAACACACGGTCAAATAATTGATTCAATACATTTTTTGGAATGAATGAGTCCAATGATTATGGTTAAAATCtcgaataataataaaaaagaaacaaagtgTTATAAACAAAGCCTATAAAGCAGATTTACGAGATCACTTGTACAAAAGTTAATACTAGTAGTCAATAGACGAAAGTTAGCAAGACGAACAGTGATGTTTTGAAGTACATACTATTAAGAATAAAACCACATTTGAAAAATAGCATGTTTGTTGAGTCGTTTGCTAGATTTGTCAAAAGATATACAAgtttttcaaatatgaagcaaaataAACGACAGTGCTTCTTTAAACCAGAATGACAAAAGCACTCACAATTAGTTTCAAAATTGCTAACGTATTACTCCTGAATgatgcaaatattttttctttaaggATTCCTTTGCAAACATCAAATCATTTTTCGACCGAATCAGACAATATTCAAACAGATGTATACTCCCAGTTCTTGTTGGTAATAAGATAGACACCACAGAAGACAGAGCTATTGGAAAACTTCTAGCAGAGGTAAGTAAGGGCATGgtcattatttatcagctgaggggggcggttcaaatttttgatataaaattttatgttgggaacccccctttattttataaaaccacATAATGACCCCCCCTAAGaacataatttcaaaagtttgaccccccccccccaaaaaaaaaagaatttccaGTTGTGTTGAGGAGATGATGACCAGCTACATAGTAACCGGCTTTGAGAAGCTCTGAGTATAACAAACAGcttttcttcttgtttttttttcaaaaaggaatATCTGACACGTACatgtaaaaatagaaaaaaaatatacagaaaattgtatgttccaatttattaattaattttactGCAACCTATAATTCTATACTGGTAGATAAACTTTCAATACTGACTGTTATTTCAATCCcaattgttatgatattgtaattattatgtttatttatgttggcctaatttgtgttgtatggcctgatagttgtttaccaaataatcttataactgtgcagtttaggaatgattggaactttctagaatgatccttataaaagatgcgtaatttaaacttctacgttattccagaaacttccgttgtaactttccaggattttccacaatgttccattatagagtgttctagaattttccatgacaacactatatatacagacactaaagttaaactctcataattaaacttggacatagacattgatagacattagtattcacagcatttggattgacacttttattctacaaacaacatcatactggattgtgaccttagtagtgaacataatattcagattggattccgaaagatttccggatacagataaagataacagattggactcatattttgacagttaagttaacagtaatatttgtgtaataccttttgtaaacttttgtataataaatattgttaaattttactattgatttgtgtcttttgttggctacaatttaaaggcgatttcaggccgtaacagaaattgggggctcgtccgggataacgaaaatatctttttcaaaatttattcaatatttttattataactagccaacaaaattctacaaaatggcatttgatgctggtaaatttttgaaaacgccagacctggagagttttgataatttaaagaaagaggaattagtgttgcttgctaaagaactgaaattagtttttaaagtatctatgagaaaacaaattataaaaaatttggttatagacaaattagttgacgcagaaattttaggtgaagaggctcttgaacttaaggtcgaaaatattgacgcctttaaattaaaacagcttgaattagaacatgaactcaaactaaaagaattggaaatgaaggagatggagaaaataaaagaagatgaattaaaattaaaagaacttgaaatgagagaaaggctagagatggaaaaactgaaaattgaaatggtcaaagaagaaagcaacactaaagtccagtcgaaatcagattattttgatgcagcaaaaaatatacgtttggttccgaaattttgtgaaaaaacagttgataaatattttccacagtttgagaaaattgctaataatttgaaatggccaatgccgtattggactacgatgctgcaaagtgtttttgagggtaaggcagctgaaatatactccgcacttccatcagaaaaaagttctgattatgacactgtgaaacaggaaattttgaaagcctatgagctagtaccagaagcatatagacagaaatttagatcttataaaaagtttgattcgcaaacctatgtggaatttgctcgggaaaaagaagatctatttgataaatggcttacgtcaaagaaaacagataacaattttgataacctaagacaattgatgttattagaagagttcaaacaatgtgttcatttagacttaaaaacacatttagacgacaaaactgttgagtcaatacatgatgcagctgttatttcagataattatactctttcacataaaagaagtttcaagggtcaaaatgttaatacttccagtggaaattacaaaaatcaaagcactgagcatactgatagtaagcctgttccacagaataagagtcagtccagttataatatgtctagtccaaaatttgatacttttgagaagaagtcactgatttgtgcttattgtaagaaaaatggtcacctgatggctgattgttttagactccagaagaagaatgaacgcgataataagccgaagtccagtgcttgtacgacaccttatattaccagtacgttggaatgtcctgcgagtcaggcttttaagtccagtttttgtgattacatggaggaatacaaaccctttatgtctgatgggtttgtttctattgttgatgataccactcttcagcctattaagattttacgggacactggagcttctcagactttattgttagaaggtgtgttgcctttgtccgagaatacttctgttggtgcctccgttttgttacaaggtgtagagttaggttgtatagatgttcctctccatcgtatttatctgaagtcagatttgataactggaccagttgttgaggtgttcgtcctaatctccctgttgagggtgttaccttattgctaggaaatgatctagctaggaacaaagtggttgctgaaccaattgttaccagtgaaccggtagtggatgttaaatcacctgaagatgatgctgaattatatccagcttgtgttgttactagggcgatggctagaaaacaacaagatgagaatttgcaaacagacaagtttgattacatggacctttctgacactttcatagctgacattgaaggtcctggtagctcagaaaaggccattacaagaccacctagtgttaacaagaatgttattatgccatggccagacgttaacagccattcattagaccgaaagaatttatctgaagaacaacataaagaccctgaggttcttcagctcagccagagagctcaaccacaggaggaagcagacaaagtggccgaatgcttttaccatcaggacggcattttaatgaggaagtggaggcctcctgatgccaccccagaggaggaatggagagtgctataccaagtggtggtgcctaaagtttataggcaagaaattattggtcttgcccatgacacccccttggctgggcacttaggtataaggaagacttgcctaaaaatattgcaacatttctactggcccagacttagaaatgatgtcacagaatactgcaaatcatgccatatatgccaggttgttggtaaacctaaccagaaaataccaccagcaccacttctgcctattccagcctttgacgaacctttcagcagagttctaattgactgtgttggacctttaccaaagaccaagactggaaatgcatatttattgacaatcatgtgtacatctacccgctttcctgaagctattccgctcagaaatatcaagacacctactatcgtcaaagctttgatcaaatttttcacattagtaggacttcctaagtctatacagtccgaccagggatcaaatttcatgtcaggtttatttcagcaagtcgtataccagttagggattgctcagtacagatcaagtgcttatcatccagaatctcaaggtgccttagaacgttttcatcaaacattgaagaacatgattagaactttttgtcttcaatttgacagagactgggatgatggagttcactttctactttttgcggttcgagaggctgttcaagaatcccttggatttagtccctttgagttggtatttggtcatactgtaaggggaccgttaaaattgattaaggaaaagtggcttactgaacatactgacttgaatcttttagactatgtatctagatttaaagaaaaattgtatactgcttgtcaaattgctcagaaaaacttaaaaaatgtacagaacaagatggaaatatggtatgataaagatgccagggacagagtttttgagcctggtgataaggtacttgtatttctgcctgtccctggacatcctttacaggctaaatattgtggtccttatacaatagagaataaaattaatgatttgaattatattgtaaaaactccaggtcggcgcaaacaaaatagagtgtgtcatattaatatgttaaaaccatattttgagcgtactaatgttctatgtgatagtaaaccagttgccactttaggcatggttaaatttgagaacaatcatgacaaaccagatgtaattgaaccaccttttagttctaaaactttggaagagacagttagattgaaaaattcagaaactttgtcaaatttagactcaaaacttgcacatctgtcttttgatcatagagaagaaataaaaactttggtattttcttttaaaaatctttttccagatgtgccaaacaaaaccactgctgtttgtcatgatgttgatgtaggagatgcttctccaattaagcaacatccttaccggctcaatccactcaaacttgaagctatgagaaaagaaattaaatatatgcttgacaatgatattattgagccgagtaacagtgaatggagctctccttgtctccgtgtgccaaaaccagataaaacctttcgtttcgtgactgatttcagaaaagtaaattcagtctcaaaatctgattcctatccgattccaaggatagacgattgtattgacaacattggtcaagcaaaatttgtgagcaaatttgatttgttgaaaggttattggcaagttccattgacacagagagctcgtgaaatatcagcttttgttacaccagatggcttatttcaatatactgtaatgccatttggcatgaaaagtgctccagctacatttcaaagaatgatcaataatgttataaaagatttagactgttgttatgcttatattgatgatcttattgtatgtagtgatagctgggaacagcatttaaaacatttgtatgatacttttgatagattgtcaaaatcaaatttgactgttaatcttggtaaaagtgaattttgtcaggccactgttgattatttagggcatacagttggccaaggtcaagtaaaacctattatgggtAAAGTGggagctatttccaaatttccacctcctacaaatagaaaacaacttatgagatatttaggcatgattggattttacaggaaattctgttcaaattttgctactgtggttcaaccattgactcatcttttacgaaaagattctaaatttatctggagtgaaaattgtcaaaacgcttttgaaaatagcaaatcacttttaattaatagtccagttctgattactccagactttgaaaaacaatttaaacttgccgttgatgcaagcgatgtaggaataggagctgttttatatcaagagacagatgataatgttgaaaaacctatatcatatttttctaagaaattagataaacatcagaaaaattattcaactattgaaaaagaatgttttgcaatgttgtcagcacttcaacattttgatgtatatttgaatcccactgtatatcctattcttgtttatactgatcataatcctctcaccttcatgcataaaatgagaaacaagaatcagaggttgactaggtggagtttattgttacaggaatatgatgtaattgtaaaacatattaagggtaaagataatgtaatagctgatgctttatctagagcttattaaatcactttgtatatattatgtatttttgttcatattattcatgataagtttttgttacactaaaacttcttttaaggggggaggtgttatgatattgtaattattatgtttatttatgttggcctaatttgtgttgtatggcctgatagttgtttaccaaataatcttataactgtgcagtttaggaatgattggaactttctagaatgatccttataaaagatgcgtaatttaaacttctacgttattccagaaacttccgttgtaactttccaggattttccacaatgttccattatagagtgttctagaattttccatgacaacactatatatacagacactaaagttaaactctcataattaaacttggacatagacattgatagacattagtattcacagcatttggattgacacttttattctacaaacaacatcatactggattgtgaccttagtagtgaacataatattcagattggattccgaaagatttccggatacagataaagataacagattggactcatattttgacagttaagttaacagtaatatttgtgtaataccttttgtaaacttttgtataataaatattgttaaattttactattgatttgtgtcttttgttggctacaatttaaaggcgatttctggccgtaacacaaTCACAGGCCCTTGTATTTTttaacctttgaactttaaaatatCTAGTTATGAA includes:
- the LOC143068088 gene encoding ras-related protein Rab-1C-like isoform X1, encoding MSTVNTDLLKCSLLICGLPSGKTSIIHRYLGNTFTDEYKSTTEITVFKKSVEVDGKPVEVDIYDLCSKNLFGEKAYSKFRNKDGFIVMFDVTNYDSFANIKSFFDRIRQYSNRCILPVLVGNKIDTTEDRAIGKLLAEDFANEHDIPYIETSAKDGTMVTELFEKVLTDIINPSEKVKQRQWRPFTSADLHSCKSCKCAIS
- the LOC143068088 gene encoding uncharacterized protein LOC143068088 isoform X2 encodes the protein MSTVNTDLLKCSLLICGLPSGKTSIIHRYLGNTFTDEYKSTTEITVFKKSVEVDGKPVEVDIYDLCSKNLFGEKAYSKFRNKDGFIVMFDVTNYDSFANIKSFFDRIRQYSNRCILPVLVGNKIDTTEDRAIGKLLAEISFTGLRQ